The proteins below come from a single Streptococcus porcinus genomic window:
- a CDS encoding tRNA1(Val) (adenine(37)-N6)-methyltransferase, whose translation MTEELLKTGERVDQLFSNDVKIIQNKDVFSYSIDSVLLSRFPRLPSRGLIVDLCSGNGAVGLFASRNTNAQIVEIEIQERLAEMAERSIKLNQLEKQVSIICDDLNNLLNHVPRSGVDLILCNPPYFKSTKSSKKNISKHYLLARHEITTNLEEICSISRHALKSNGRLAIVHRPDRFIEIMNSLQKYGLAPKRVQFVYPKASKEANMLLIEAIKDGSIEGMKILPPLIVHKENGDYTDDINTLYFGTK comes from the coding sequence ATGACAGAAGAACTTTTAAAAACTGGGGAACGCGTTGATCAATTATTCTCAAACGATGTTAAAATTATTCAAAATAAGGATGTTTTTTCTTATTCAATTGATAGCGTTCTACTATCACGATTTCCAAGGCTACCTTCTAGAGGGCTAATTGTTGATTTGTGCTCTGGTAACGGTGCTGTTGGCCTTTTTGCTAGTCGCAATACTAACGCCCAAATTGTGGAAATTGAAATTCAAGAACGGTTGGCAGAAATGGCCGAACGATCTATTAAACTCAATCAGTTAGAAAAACAAGTTTCTATAATCTGTGATGATTTAAATAATCTATTAAATCACGTTCCAAGATCAGGAGTTGACCTTATCCTCTGTAACCCACCTTACTTTAAATCAACTAAAAGTTCAAAGAAAAATATCTCTAAACATTATCTCTTGGCTCGCCATGAAATCACTACAAATTTAGAAGAAATCTGTAGTATTAGTCGGCATGCTTTAAAATCTAACGGACGTTTAGCAATAGTCCATCGACCAGATCGTTTTATTGAAATAATGAATTCTTTACAAAAATATGGCCTAGCTCCCAAACGAGTTCAATTCGTATATCCCAAAGCTAGTAAAGAAGCCAATATGCTATTAATCGAAGCTATCAAGGATGGCTCCATTGAAGGAATGAAAATCTTGCCACCACTCATTGTTCACAAAGAAAATGGCGATTACACAGACGATATCAATACTCTTTATTTTGGTACAAAGTAA
- a CDS encoding DNA internalization-related competence protein ComEC/Rec2, with the protein MILALIRQMPMPLIQIVYLVIFSYYTVRFPSIPLIIVDILIISLVIKHYKKRIIPWLICLSVSTMSLFSYWQWHENKVYNQQPKKISQVRLIPDTVAINGDSLTFTGEHKHSRYKLFYKLKSERELMFFRENRDYLNIVSEIPLEEAEGIRNFSGFDYRAFLKYQGIHRIGHIKGLNQLSKSPTRNLVEIVRTWRRQAIIICQKEFPKPMSDYMTGLLFGYLDKSFGEMTRIYSQLGIIHLFALSGMQVAFFLNYFRKLLILLGIPRDYFPYLDILFSLFYAFITGFSISVLRSLWQSNLRNFGFKGLDNIALAFLLMFICDHQFLLSIGGVLSFAYAFFITVLRFENFEGIRRRVYETFALNLCLLPFLISYFSQYNVMAILLTILFSFLFDNVILPILCVTFLLSPLIKFSIFNSLFLLMEKLVHLIGRYTSKPITLGNPNVIQFFLLIIVLAFFVNQLSKKKAVFLPACVIVFLFLSVRTPFLNEITVVDVGQGDSILIRDMNNKTLLIDVGGVHYFDGRETWQKKYRQSNADKTLIPYLKSRGITKIDYLLLTHTDNDHVGDMEEVAKNFEVKEILTSQGSMKNISFVNRLKAMKIKTKLVKAGDRLSIMGSHLQVLYPWSIGDGKNNDSLILYGRLLGKNFLFTGDIEAEGEKTLLEKYPDLKVDILKVGHHGSKGSSTEDFLNTISTKVALISAGNNNAFKHPSPETLERFKERHVKVYRTDQQGAIRFTGRSQWEIETCR; encoded by the coding sequence ATGATATTAGCATTGATTAGACAGATGCCTATGCCTTTAATTCAGATTGTCTACCTTGTTATCTTTTCTTATTACACAGTTCGTTTTCCCAGCATTCCTCTTATAATTGTAGATATTTTAATAATCTCTTTAGTTATCAAACATTACAAAAAAAGAATTATTCCTTGGTTGATATGTCTTTCAGTCTCAACAATGTCTCTATTTAGCTATTGGCAATGGCATGAAAATAAAGTTTATAATCAACAGCCGAAGAAGATTAGTCAAGTCAGACTTATTCCAGATACAGTTGCCATTAATGGAGACTCTTTAACCTTCACTGGAGAGCATAAACATAGTAGGTATAAGCTTTTCTATAAATTGAAGAGCGAAAGGGAATTAATGTTTTTTAGGGAAAACAGAGACTATTTAAACATTGTTTCTGAGATACCTTTGGAAGAAGCTGAGGGTATTCGTAATTTTTCAGGATTTGATTATCGAGCATTTCTAAAATATCAAGGGATACACCGTATAGGGCATATAAAAGGGTTAAATCAGTTATCAAAAAGCCCGACTAGGAACTTAGTCGAAATTGTGCGAACTTGGCGACGCCAGGCTATCATAATCTGTCAAAAAGAATTTCCCAAACCAATGTCTGATTACATGACAGGACTTTTATTTGGCTATTTGGATAAATCTTTCGGTGAAATGACCCGGATTTATAGTCAACTAGGGATTATACATCTATTTGCCTTATCGGGAATGCAAGTTGCTTTTTTCCTTAACTATTTTCGTAAACTATTGATACTTTTAGGTATTCCTAGAGATTACTTTCCTTATTTAGATATTTTGTTTTCTTTATTTTATGCCTTTATCACTGGATTTAGCATTTCTGTTTTACGGAGTTTGTGGCAAAGTAATTTAAGGAATTTTGGTTTTAAGGGACTTGACAATATTGCTTTAGCGTTCTTACTGATGTTTATTTGTGATCATCAGTTTCTACTGAGTATTGGAGGCGTTCTATCATTTGCCTATGCTTTTTTTATTACAGTACTTCGCTTTGAAAATTTTGAAGGGATTAGAAGGAGGGTTTATGAAACTTTCGCTTTAAATCTTTGTCTTCTCCCGTTTTTAATTAGCTATTTTTCACAATATAATGTAATGGCTATTTTATTGACTATTCTTTTTTCTTTTCTATTTGATAATGTAATTCTCCCAATCTTGTGCGTAACCTTTCTTTTATCTCCATTGATAAAATTCAGTATCTTTAATAGTTTGTTTTTGCTTATGGAAAAATTAGTTCATCTTATTGGAAGATATACTAGTAAACCAATAACTTTAGGAAATCCAAATGTAATCCAATTTTTCCTACTTATCATAGTTCTTGCTTTTTTTGTCAATCAACTCTCAAAAAAGAAAGCTGTTTTCTTACCAGCTTGTGTCATTGTTTTTCTCTTTCTGAGTGTGAGAACACCGTTCCTTAATGAAATTACCGTTGTAGATGTTGGACAAGGAGATAGTATTTTAATTAGAGATATGAATAACAAAACTCTTTTGATTGATGTCGGTGGCGTACACTATTTTGATGGGAGAGAAACCTGGCAAAAAAAGTATAGACAATCTAATGCTGATAAAACCCTTATTCCCTATCTTAAGTCAAGGGGGATTACAAAAATTGATTATCTATTACTAACTCATACTGACAATGATCATGTAGGAGATATGGAGGAAGTTGCCAAAAACTTTGAAGTTAAGGAGATTTTAACTAGTCAGGGAAGTATGAAAAATATTAGTTTTGTGAATAGGCTTAAAGCTATGAAAATTAAAACAAAGCTGGTTAAGGCCGGTGACCGACTTTCTATAATGGGGAGTCACTTACAGGTTCTTTATCCATGGTCGATAGGAGATGGTAAAAATAATGACTCTTTAATTTTATATGGTCGTTTATTAGGAAAAAACTTTCTTTTTACAGGTGATATTGAAGCAGAAGGTGAAAAAACGTTACTTGAAAAATACCCAGACTTAAAAGTAGATATCTTGAAAGTGGGG
- a CDS encoding helix-hairpin-helix domain-containing protein produces MIKHLISCKDKMCYFISKIQLLTILLFIGVFFLLIILLVGRKEVPDNTASTVKLETIQESQETKASAREIASAQEQANKEIVVDIKGAVKQEGVYRLNKESRVTDLIKKAGGLTESADRRAVNLAQKLSDGSVVYIAKVGENRSVIPNEENGSDSSTIEKEKLDLKININVAKLEDLTKIPGIGEKRAKEIIDVRDSQGGFKKLEDLLKISGIGQKTLEKLKDDISID; encoded by the coding sequence ATGATTAAACACTTGATATCTTGTAAAGACAAAATGTGCTATTTTATATCGAAAATACAATTACTGACAATACTGCTATTTATTGGAGTTTTTTTCTTACTTATTATTCTCCTAGTTGGTAGAAAAGAGGTACCTGACAATACTGCTTCCACTGTAAAACTTGAGACAATCCAAGAAAGTCAAGAAACAAAAGCTAGTGCTAGAGAAATAGCATCAGCTCAAGAACAAGCTAATAAAGAAATTGTCGTTGATATCAAAGGAGCAGTCAAGCAAGAAGGCGTCTATCGTCTTAATAAGGAAAGTCGTGTGACGGATCTTATTAAAAAGGCGGGTGGGCTTACGGAATCTGCAGATAGGAGAGCTGTTAATTTAGCTCAAAAATTAAGTGACGGTAGCGTAGTGTATATTGCAAAAGTTGGGGAAAATAGATCAGTTATTCCTAACGAAGAAAACGGTAGTGATTCTAGTACGATAGAGAAAGAGAAACTTGATTTAAAAATTAATATCAATGTCGCAAAACTTGAAGATTTAACAAAGATTCCGGGAATAGGAGAGAAAAGAGCCAAGGAAATTATTGATGTTCGAGATAGTCAGGGAGGGTTTAAGAAATTAGAAGATCTCTTAAAGATTTCTGGAATTGGGCAAAAGACATTAGAAAAACTCAAAGATGATATTAGCATTGATTAG
- a CDS encoding lysophospholipid acyltransferase family protein gives MFYAYLRGLVVFILWAVNGNSHYHNEKNILPADENYILVAPHRTFWDPVYMAFAARPKQFVFMAKKELFANRIFAWWIKMCGAFPIDRDKPSPDAIRYPVNVLKKKNRSLVMFPSGSRHSKDVKGGVAVIAKMAKVKILPAAYAGPMTLKGLILGDRVDMNFGHPIDISDIKRMNDEGIKEVASRIQAEFDRIDEENAQFQPGKRRNPLTYIYRFPLVLIAIVILLLTLLFSLLASFVWDPDKHTY, from the coding sequence GTGTTTTACGCATATTTACGTGGGCTTGTTGTCTTTATTTTATGGGCTGTTAATGGTAATTCACATTACCATAATGAAAAAAATATTTTGCCAGCTGATGAAAATTATATTTTAGTGGCTCCTCACCGAACTTTTTGGGATCCGGTTTATATGGCGTTTGCTGCGAGACCAAAACAATTTGTATTTATGGCGAAAAAGGAATTATTTGCTAATCGAATTTTTGCATGGTGGATAAAAATGTGTGGGGCTTTTCCAATTGATCGGGATAAACCGTCACCTGATGCTATCCGTTATCCTGTAAATGTTTTAAAAAAGAAAAATCGTTCCTTGGTTATGTTTCCTAGTGGAAGCCGTCATTCAAAAGATGTAAAAGGAGGCGTTGCTGTTATCGCCAAGATGGCCAAGGTTAAAATTCTGCCAGCTGCTTATGCTGGACCAATGACGCTAAAAGGACTTATTCTAGGTGACCGCGTCGATATGAATTTTGGTCATCCTATTGATATCTCAGATATAAAACGGATGAATGACGAAGGGATTAAAGAAGTTGCCAGTCGTATCCAAGCAGAGTTTGATCGGATTGATGAAGAAAATGCCCAGTTTCAACCTGGAAAAAGACGCAATCCTTTAACTTATATTTATCGCTTTCCGTTAGTTTTGATTGCGATAGTTATCTTACTATTAACGCTATTATTTTCTCTGCTAGCTAGTTTTGTTTGGGATCCGGATAAACATACTTATTAA